One window of the Asticcacaulis sp. SL142 genome contains the following:
- a CDS encoding alpha/beta hydrolase: MFRTAIAFALWAGLALSAQAQTVTHLWSNGAPGFEALKDEPEKAADWWVRGVHNPSVTVYAPDPAHHSRTAIIVVPGGGHENLVFNSEGIKPAKYLQGLGVTAFALKYRLGREDNGKADYDIEAHGAADLRRVIRYVRAHATDYGIDPNRIGVMGFSAGGELVHMVSFSGFYGNLKAADPVERISARPDFIIEIYSGPLGLPTKLDTAPPPAFLLTAYDDKGPVKTFNTLLDLYSPYDVPVELHYFARGSHAFNMGDRSSLKSVHDWPARLRDWLSDSGYIKP, encoded by the coding sequence ATGTTCAGAACCGCCATCGCGTTCGCCCTGTGGGCGGGCCTTGCCTTAAGCGCGCAGGCCCAAACCGTCACCCATCTATGGTCAAACGGCGCGCCGGGATTTGAAGCCCTGAAAGACGAGCCCGAAAAAGCCGCCGACTGGTGGGTGCGCGGCGTCCATAATCCTTCGGTCACAGTCTATGCCCCCGATCCGGCCCACCATAGCCGCACCGCCATCATTGTCGTCCCCGGCGGCGGCCATGAAAATCTGGTGTTCAATTCCGAAGGGATTAAGCCCGCCAAATATCTGCAAGGGCTGGGCGTCACCGCCTTTGCGTTGAAATACCGGCTGGGGCGCGAAGACAACGGCAAAGCTGACTACGACATAGAGGCCCATGGGGCGGCGGATCTGAGGCGCGTCATCCGCTATGTCCGCGCCCATGCCACGGACTACGGCATTGATCCCAACCGCATCGGGGTAATGGGCTTTTCCGCCGGGGGCGAACTGGTCCACATGGTCAGTTTTTCAGGCTTTTACGGCAATCTTAAAGCCGCCGATCCGGTGGAGCGGATCAGCGCCCGGCCCGATTTCATTATCGAAATCTATTCCGGTCCGCTGGGGTTGCCCACAAAGCTTGATACCGCCCCGCCGCCCGCGTTTCTTCTGACTGCCTATGATGACAAAGGCCCGGTTAAAACCTTCAACACCCTGCTTGATCTTTATTCACCCTACGATGTGCCGGTTGAGCTGCATTATTTCGCCCGCGGCAGCCATGCCTTTAATATGGGTGACCGGTCATCGCTTAAATCCGTCCATGACTGGCCCGCGCGGTTGCGCGACTGGTTAAGCGATAGTGGTTATATTAAACCGTAG
- a CDS encoding YcxB family protein has product MSLPPYKITFQEYAHFQLVFVLRYYRKWTSWLIFLPLPLGVAAISYSVASDLNFGIRLVLSFLVFILVLIAAAFITQVLCMASGLLTFKTTHFAKGAMHVSLTDDQLISSLMDQEVRYKWSSLHNVTESKKVIFVFPDRYSSILIPKRIFTSPAEANTFLDDIRERWQKSKAK; this is encoded by the coding sequence ATGTCCCTTCCCCCTTACAAAATTACCTTCCAGGAATATGCGCATTTCCAGTTGGTATTTGTCTTACGTTATTACAGGAAGTGGACGTCATGGCTTATTTTTTTGCCGCTACCGCTGGGAGTGGCTGCCATCAGCTATTCAGTAGCTAGCGATCTGAATTTCGGAATACGTTTGGTTTTAAGTTTTTTAGTATTTATCTTAGTTTTGATAGCCGCTGCCTTTATAACTCAAGTCTTATGTATGGCCTCGGGTTTGTTGACGTTCAAAACAACACACTTTGCCAAAGGAGCAATGCATGTAAGCCTGACAGATGATCAGTTGATTTCATCCCTGATGGATCAGGAAGTTCGTTACAAATGGAGCAGCTTGCATAATGTTACTGAATCTAAAAAGGTGATCTTTGTATTCCCAGATCGATACTCATCCATACTGATCCCAAAGCGAATTTTCACATCACCTGCGGAAGCCAATACATTCCTTGATGATATTCGCGAGCGCTGGCAGAAATCAAAAGCAAAATGA
- a CDS encoding L-serine ammonia-lyase encodes MLSVLDIFKIGIGPSSSHTVGPMRISTRALADAAAAGVLSKAARVRIELQGSLALTGIGHGSDKAAVLGLLGAEPDTVDPDWAEATFLQLKTATEIALHNGPVVPFNFRQDVDFRGDIVPRLHPNGLCVRLYDAVGVVIFERTFYSVGGGFIASSEQLSRPPENDLIGIAGKGALPFGSAAQLLEHCAQHGINVYDVVLVNEDAKRPRAETDAGLKRIWDAMDGSIDRGLRIEGILPGGLSVRRRASSLYETLTSESHNQESERLFDWLNVFAMAVNEENAAGGRVVTAPTNGAAGIIPALIRYYCAQDGWIDEDTKADGKIGRFLLTAAGIGMIYKQRASLSGAEMGCQGEVGVACSMGAAGLCAVWGGTAAQIEHAAEIGMEHNLGLTCDPVGGLVQIPCIERNAIGAVKAANAARLSLRDHSEHKVTLDQVIETMRQTGLDMSSKYKETSQGGLAVNVVEC; translated from the coding sequence ATGTTAAGCGTTCTCGATATCTTCAAGATCGGCATCGGCCCCTCCAGTTCACACACCGTTGGCCCCATGCGCATCTCCACGCGCGCGCTGGCGGATGCGGCGGCGGCTGGTGTGCTTAGCAAAGCGGCCCGCGTGCGTATCGAGCTTCAGGGCTCACTGGCCCTGACCGGCATAGGCCACGGCTCAGATAAGGCGGCGGTGCTTGGGCTATTGGGCGCGGAACCCGATACGGTCGATCCCGACTGGGCCGAAGCGACCTTTCTTCAGCTTAAAACCGCCACCGAAATCGCCCTGCACAATGGGCCGGTGGTGCCGTTCAATTTCCGCCAAGATGTCGATTTTCGCGGCGATATAGTCCCGCGCCTGCACCCCAACGGCCTGTGTGTGCGACTTTACGATGCGGTCGGCGTGGTGATTTTCGAGCGCACCTTCTATTCGGTCGGCGGCGGGTTTATCGCCTCAAGTGAGCAGTTATCGCGGCCCCCTGAAAACGACCTGATCGGGATTGCGGGTAAGGGCGCTTTGCCGTTTGGCTCGGCGGCGCAATTGCTGGAACATTGCGCGCAGCATGGCATCAATGTCTATGACGTGGTGTTGGTCAACGAAGATGCCAAACGTCCACGCGCTGAGACCGATGCCGGGCTTAAGCGCATCTGGGACGCTATGGACGGGTCGATTGATCGGGGATTGCGGATTGAAGGTATTTTGCCGGGGGGCCTGAGTGTGCGCAGGCGCGCCTCAAGCCTTTATGAGACCTTGACGAGTGAGAGCCATAATCAGGAATCTGAGCGGCTGTTTGACTGGCTCAACGTGTTTGCGATGGCGGTGAACGAGGAAAACGCCGCCGGAGGCCGGGTGGTCACGGCCCCTACTAATGGCGCGGCGGGGATTATCCCGGCCCTGATCCGCTATTACTGCGCGCAAGATGGCTGGATCGATGAGGATACGAAGGCGGACGGTAAGATCGGGCGGTTCCTGCTGACGGCGGCGGGGATCGGCATGATATATAAGCAGCGCGCGTCGTTATCCGGTGCTGAAATGGGCTGTCAGGGTGAGGTCGGGGTCGCCTGTTCCATGGGGGCGGCGGGGCTGTGCGCGGTATGGGGCGGCACGGCGGCCCAGATCGAACACGCGGCTGAGATCGGCATGGAGCATAATCTGGGCCTGACCTGCGATCCGGTCGGCGGCCTGGTGCAGATCCCGTGCATTGAACGCAATGCCATCGGCGCGGTTAAGGCCGCCAATGCCGCGCGCCTGTCCTTGCGCGACCATAGCGAACATAAGGTTACGCTCGATCAGGTCATCGAGACCATGCGCCAGACCGGCCTCGATATGTCGTCAAAATATAAGGAAACCTCACAAGGCGGCCTGGCCGTCAATGTGGTCGAGTGTTAG
- a CDS encoding RrF2 family transcriptional regulator, with amino-acid sequence MLSQRAKYTIRAMQELAKAPAGETLQAGELAERIKAPLHFLEGILLELRREGLLISRRGRSGGYALAKPADLISIADLIRLVDGPLALTTCASRTAYAECEDCPTPEDCQLRNILVSARDAVARVLEGATIARPIPNLPVS; translated from the coding sequence ATGTTGTCCCAGCGAGCCAAATACACCATCCGCGCCATGCAGGAATTGGCCAAGGCGCCGGCGGGTGAAACCTTGCAGGCCGGGGAACTGGCCGAGCGCATCAAGGCGCCGCTGCATTTCCTTGAAGGCATATTGCTGGAATTGCGCCGCGAAGGGCTGCTGATTTCGCGTCGCGGACGTTCCGGCGGCTATGCCTTGGCTAAGCCCGCCGATCTGATTTCCATTGCTGATCTAATCCGTCTGGTCGACGGACCGCTGGCGCTGACGACCTGCGCCAGCCGCACCGCCTATGCGGAGTGCGAGGATTGCCCGACCCCCGAAGATTGCCAGTTGCGCAATATTCTGGTCTCTGCCCGTGACGCGGTGGCGCGCGTGCTAGAAGGGGCAACGATTGCTCGGCCCATACCGAATTTACCTGTATCATAA
- a CDS encoding dicarboxylate/amino acid:cation symporter: MLSLLNKIPFWLRTVIGLVAGIAVGVIFGERAVPYVEPIGDLFLRLIKMLIVPLVFFTIASSIAKLGHQDGGKAVKLGVQTILWFMITSALAVTLGLGIGHLFQPGLGLTGLPLAELKPKDIPPVVDVFLGIVPTNIIDAFAEGQVLSVVFVAIIVGAALAALRDKTESLSRIVEQGSQVMFQITRWVIRLTPIGVFGLIGSVVGSYGLESLTPLLGFIGAIYLACLIHVFVIYPILLKLHGLRVSGFYKGVFQAQQTAFFTCSSLGTLPVSLNSAINNLKLSPSYAGFAVPLGANMKMDGCGAIYPAIASIFTANYFGIDLTPAHIVIIYISSILGSLATAGVPGVATVMLTLTLTAAGLPLEGLALLAAIDRIIDMVRTATNVTGQILIPTLVARENGLIDKESPLLIRPS; the protein is encoded by the coding sequence ATGCTCAGCCTGCTTAATAAAATCCCATTCTGGCTGCGCACCGTGATTGGCCTTGTCGCCGGTATTGCCGTGGGGGTGATCTTTGGCGAACGGGCCGTGCCCTATGTTGAGCCGATCGGCGATCTGTTTTTACGGCTGATCAAGATGCTGATCGTGCCGTTGGTGTTTTTCACCATCGCCTCATCGATTGCCAAACTCGGCCATCAGGACGGCGGCAAGGCGGTTAAATTAGGTGTGCAGACGATCCTCTGGTTCATGATCACCTCGGCGCTGGCGGTCACGCTGGGGCTTGGGATCGGCCACTTGTTTCAGCCTGGGCTCGGCCTGACCGGCCTGCCGTTGGCCGAGCTTAAGCCCAAGGACATCCCGCCGGTCGTCGATGTGTTCTTAGGCATAGTCCCCACCAATATCATCGACGCCTTCGCCGAGGGGCAGGTGTTGAGCGTTGTGTTTGTCGCTATCATTGTCGGCGCGGCCCTTGCGGCTTTGCGTGATAAAACCGAATCCTTAAGCCGCATCGTCGAGCAGGGTTCGCAGGTCATGTTTCAGATCACCCGCTGGGTTATCCGACTGACACCCATCGGGGTGTTCGGCCTGATTGGCTCTGTGGTTGGCTCATATGGGCTGGAAAGCCTGACGCCCTTATTGGGCTTTATCGGCGCGATCTATCTGGCCTGCCTGATCCATGTGTTTGTGATCTATCCCATATTGCTCAAGCTGCATGGCCTGCGGGTCAGCGGGTTTTACAAAGGCGTATTTCAGGCCCAGCAGACGGCGTTTTTTACCTGCTCGTCGCTCGGCACCCTGCCGGTGTCGCTCAATTCAGCGATCAATAATCTCAAACTCTCGCCGTCCTATGCGGGCTTTGCCGTACCGCTGGGGGCCAATATGAAGATGGATGGCTGCGGCGCGATTTACCCGGCCATCGCCTCGATCTTCACCGCCAACTATTTCGGGATTGATCTGACACCCGCTCATATCGTGATCATCTATATCAGCTCGATACTGGGGTCACTGGCGACCGCAGGCGTGCCGGGTGTGGCCACGGTCATGCTGACGCTTACCCTGACTGCCGCCGGACTGCCGCTGGAAGGTCTGGCGCTTTTGGCGGCGATTGACCGCATTATCGACATGGTACGCACGGCCACCAATGTGACGGGCCAGATCCTGATCCCGACACTGGTAGCACGCGAAAACGGCCTGATCGACAAGGAAAGCCCCCTGCTGATCAGGCCATCTTAA
- a CDS encoding organic hydroperoxide resistance protein, whose protein sequence is MTTKINALYTAHARATGGREGTGSTDDGKVSVKLSTPKELGGAGGDGTNPEQLFGIGYAACFIGALKFVGGRDKVTVPADTAIDSSVGIGQIPGGFGLEVTLKISLPGVEAEAADRLIAEAHKVCPYSNATRGNIEVTLIRA, encoded by the coding sequence ATGACTACTAAGATCAATGCACTCTATACCGCCCATGCCCGCGCCACCGGCGGCCGCGAAGGCACCGGCTCCACTGACGACGGCAAGGTTTCCGTCAAGCTGTCGACCCCAAAGGAACTGGGCGGCGCTGGCGGTGACGGCACCAATCCTGAGCAATTGTTCGGTATCGGCTATGCCGCCTGTTTTATTGGTGCCCTGAAATTCGTTGGTGGCCGCGATAAGGTCACGGTCCCTGCTGACACGGCCATCGACTCATCGGTCGGTATCGGTCAGATCCCCGGCGGGTTCGGCCTTGAAGTCACCTTGAAGATTTCCCTGCCGGGCGTTGAGGCCGAAGCGGCCGATCGCCTGATCGCGGAGGCCCATAAAGTCTGTCCGTACTCCAACGCCACACGCGGCAATATCGAAGTGACTTTGATCCGCGCTTAA